A single region of the Enterococcus mundtii genome encodes:
- a CDS encoding LacI family DNA-binding transcriptional regulator — translation MVGIRDVARKANVSPATVSRILNQDKTIHVAPETKKRIFEVAEKLNYDINKRKYIKKRMPSIGVISTISKASEAQDVYYKELRMGLEEEANRLHIGMNRIYNLSDNPKEWKDLDQLGAIIVVGTVTKQSITDLLTQNQHLIVVDNPDIQQEVDMVYGDLERMTKAVLELFLESGHQRIAYIGGYQVDMDERGGKTINPDEKRIRAYLHFMSDHQLQDYSTHYLGNWTEEDGERLAEELIQSSDPLPTALLVGSDPMAIGVYRTMKKHHLAIGKDIMIASFDNIEAASKLTPGLTTVQINANSIGKAAVRLAVERIDQIRDEPIILTYPTRLVVRESFVPKRS, via the coding sequence ATGGTAGGGATTCGTGATGTCGCTCGAAAAGCGAATGTCTCTCCTGCAACTGTTTCACGCATATTGAATCAAGATAAGACAATCCATGTCGCACCAGAAACAAAGAAACGGATTTTTGAAGTTGCAGAAAAATTGAACTATGATATCAATAAACGAAAATATATTAAAAAACGAATGCCATCGATCGGTGTGATCTCGACGATCAGTAAGGCAAGTGAAGCACAAGATGTCTATTACAAAGAATTACGTATGGGATTAGAAGAAGAAGCAAACCGCCTGCATATTGGCATGAATCGCATCTACAATCTCTCTGACAATCCCAAGGAATGGAAAGACTTAGATCAACTAGGAGCGATCATCGTAGTTGGAACAGTGACGAAGCAGTCGATCACTGATCTATTGACACAAAATCAGCATTTGATCGTTGTTGATAATCCTGATATCCAACAAGAAGTCGATATGGTTTATGGAGATTTGGAGCGAATGACCAAAGCTGTTTTAGAGTTGTTTCTAGAGAGTGGGCATCAACGGATCGCCTATATCGGTGGCTACCAAGTCGATATGGATGAACGAGGAGGCAAGACGATCAATCCAGATGAAAAACGCATCCGTGCCTATTTGCATTTCATGTCCGATCACCAGTTACAAGATTACAGTACGCACTATCTGGGAAATTGGACCGAAGAAGACGGTGAACGATTAGCTGAAGAGCTGATCCAAAGCTCTGATCCACTACCAACCGCACTCCTTGTAGGAAGCGATCCAATGGCAATCGGCGTCTATCGCACAATGAAAAAACACCATTTGGCCATCGGTAAAGACATCATGATCGCCAGCTTCGACAACATTGAAGCAGCCAGTAAACTAACTCCTGGCTTGACCACCGTCCAAATCAATGCCAATTCCATCGGTAAAGCCGCCGTACGCTTAGCCGTCGAAAGAATCGACCAAATCCGCGACGAACCCATTATTTTGACCTACCCCACCCGATTAGTGGTAAGAGAAAGCTTTGTGCCAAAGAGGTCGTGA